A section of the Chryseobacterium ginsenosidimutans genome encodes:
- a CDS encoding CPCC family cysteine-rich protein, whose translation MISLDLNTVIEILSLNEYSKMTFEEKEELIELEGIEEEEIFEYLKEKYIGLKVSYIEEKIKTQYQLSINVNGFPKDLFPCPCCNYKTIKEKGNYEICKVCFWEDDGNVDKSKYSHVNHMTLREAKDNFKTKGAILDKFLKFVEGDGKLKYYKDESLI comes from the coding sequence ATGATAAGTTTAGATTTAAATACTGTTATAGAAATATTATCGTTAAATGAATATTCAAAAATGACATTTGAAGAAAAAGAAGAATTAATTGAACTTGAGGGAATCGAAGAAGAAGAAATTTTTGAATACCTAAAAGAAAAATATATTGGTTTAAAGGTTTCATATATTGAAGAAAAAATTAAAACACAATATCAATTATCAATTAATGTTAATGGTTTTCCAAAAGATTTGTTTCCTTGTCCTTGTTGTAATTACAAGACAATTAAAGAAAAAGGAAATTATGAAATTTGTAAAGTCTGCTTTTGGGAAGATGATGGAAATGTCGATAAGTCTAAGTATAGTCATGTAAATCACATGACATTAAGAGAAGCAAAAGATAATTTTAAAACAAAAGGAGCTATTTTAGATAAATTTTTAAAATTTGTAGAGGGAGATGGTAAATTGAAATATTATAAGGACGAATCTTTAATATAG
- a CDS encoding polymorphic toxin-type HINT domain-containing protein: MKKNKFLYLLILAVTGILRGQVQPTAAENYLYTKTCLNGDCTKKSETVTYYDGLARPKQNILLNTTPQGKDIVSKIEYDSYGRPSKSYLPLPQQMSQNGAIYPSPDASFYGSEKIFSENKFEEFPKARLTESYPQGTAWADKPNRYTYAVNAANEVKMYVAQTTYSNNIPSTSITQSASYPAATLDKVTVTDADLNPSTEYKNGKGQTVMVRKNDGTNNTDTYYAYDNYGRLSYIIPPLASAVALTTTNVDKLCYQYQYDTRGRQIAKKLPGKGWEYMVYDKADRLILSQDGTMNSKGQWLITKYDPFGRVAYTGILTGGNRATRQNNLNNTVVTENRSTTGFTRNGMTVYYTDNAFAGEIPTILTVNYYDTYPAGSPASPTQILGQNVLPQDPQNSAVSTRSLPVASYIKNIEDDSWTKMYNWYDTNGRNIAAYSINHLGGYTKTETEIDFTGITKRAVTKHKRINTDTERTVIETFEYDSQNRLLVHKHQVDNNPVEILAQNSYNAISQLTNKKVGGVTASNPLQSIDFAYNIRGWMTKINDPKNLNGKLFGYEIKYNQVEGLQTPNTDYTNLQVKPRYNGNIAEVDWKTNTSTGDNLRRYGYVYDGLNRLSAGFYQKDNNPSAKEYFEKIDYDLNGNITNLKRSAEAQQGAPAFLIDNLTYVSDGNRLTSVTDSSTDYRGYPDVSGIAITYYDESGNMKSQKDKGILDIKYNYLNLPNAVTFDKTYVPRVNLGEGGDFNVNTQYLYRADGVKLRKTYTYGSGQTNIETSTRTEYLDGFQYEATSSTGKFTLGLKFVPTAEGYYNFENNKYIYSYTDHLGNVRLSYFNNGTSAEVLEENNYYPFGLKHDGYNALKGNLSYQYKYNGKELQKESGMLDYGWRQYMPELGRWNGMDQLAEMYNDISPFAYVGNNPIMMFDPDGRKMSGTYGNDPRKDVQWDPNKPGGDNNPDLIEEVVVGQEYDMTPPAPSIGLLSYLLGSVTSSGDAFNNMLTSTFFGLSSNQAMNNYQRNLSNYQLAVQNSKGAREVEEFEKFLFLELPASFAGGELVSVGWRATGLSRYICGPLGRLSNGLFKICFTEGTLVATENGNKKIEDIKEGDLVWSYNEETGKKELKKVVELSRNTSSSLVKISVNGTEITCTPEHPFFVNGNWVEAKNLTKGTLLTTLDGTTSPVESIKFLDEKVKVYNFEVEDNHNYYVSEKGILVHNDCGVGTIVEAMPSSLKQMFQCKQFAAGLMKRMTAQGLKGEMLTLRSETDFIWSNTFNQTITKNSEHVAVKVGNMVYDNMFPKGIEYSKWLMDLEVGRYPVPMPTITPF, from the coding sequence ATGAAAAAAAATAAATTTCTCTATCTATTAATACTGGCGGTGACGGGGATCCTTCGCGGTCAGGTACAGCCAACCGCTGCGGAGAATTATCTCTATACCAAAACCTGCCTCAACGGAGACTGTACCAAGAAATCTGAGACCGTAACCTATTATGACGGTTTGGCAAGACCCAAGCAGAACATTCTGCTGAACACCACTCCACAGGGAAAAGACATCGTAAGCAAGATAGAATATGACAGCTACGGAAGACCATCCAAAAGCTACCTTCCGCTGCCTCAGCAGATGAGCCAGAACGGAGCAATCTATCCCTCTCCCGATGCCTCTTTTTACGGCAGTGAAAAGATATTCTCCGAAAATAAATTCGAAGAATTTCCTAAGGCAAGGCTCACGGAAAGCTATCCGCAGGGAACGGCATGGGCAGATAAACCCAATCGGTATACCTATGCGGTAAATGCTGCAAATGAAGTGAAAATGTATGTGGCACAAACCACCTATTCAAATAATATCCCTTCTACAAGTATCACTCAGTCTGCCAGCTATCCGGCCGCTACACTGGATAAGGTGACGGTAACGGATGCCGACCTGAATCCTTCCACCGAATACAAAAACGGAAAAGGGCAAACGGTAATGGTGAGAAAAAATGACGGCACCAACAACACAGACACCTATTATGCCTATGATAATTATGGAAGGCTTTCGTATATTATTCCGCCATTGGCTTCTGCGGTTGCACTTACGACAACTAATGTTGATAAACTTTGCTATCAGTATCAGTATGATACCCGGGGAAGACAAATTGCTAAGAAACTTCCCGGAAAAGGTTGGGAATATATGGTGTATGATAAAGCCGACCGATTGATCCTTTCTCAGGATGGGACGATGAATTCTAAAGGGCAATGGCTGATCACGAAATACGACCCATTCGGAAGGGTTGCCTATACCGGTATTCTTACAGGAGGAAATAGAGCCACAAGACAGAATAATCTAAATAATACAGTGGTTACCGAAAACAGAAGTACCACAGGCTTTACAAGAAACGGAATGACGGTTTATTACACCGATAATGCTTTTGCAGGAGAAATCCCGACTATTCTGACGGTCAATTATTACGACACTTATCCCGCAGGAAGCCCTGCAAGCCCTACCCAGATTTTGGGGCAGAATGTACTGCCTCAGGATCCCCAAAATTCGGCGGTCAGTACCAGAAGTTTACCGGTAGCATCTTATATTAAAAATATCGAGGATGATAGCTGGACAAAGATGTATAACTGGTATGATACTAACGGAAGAAACATAGCAGCTTATTCTATCAATCATTTAGGAGGATATACTAAAACAGAAACCGAAATTGATTTCACAGGGATAACAAAACGTGCCGTCACCAAACACAAAAGAATCAATACAGATACCGAAAGAACCGTTATCGAAACTTTTGAGTATGATTCGCAGAACAGGTTGTTGGTGCACAAACATCAGGTAGATAATAACCCTGTTGAGATTTTAGCTCAGAATTCTTATAATGCAATTTCCCAGCTTACCAATAAAAAAGTGGGTGGTGTTACAGCTTCAAATCCTTTGCAGAGTATCGATTTTGCCTACAATATCCGTGGCTGGATGACCAAGATTAATGATCCTAAAAACCTGAACGGGAAACTATTTGGGTATGAAATCAAATACAATCAGGTGGAAGGACTCCAGACTCCTAACACCGACTACACCAATCTGCAGGTAAAGCCAAGATATAACGGAAATATTGCCGAAGTAGACTGGAAAACCAACACCAGTACAGGTGACAACCTGAGAAGATACGGCTATGTATATGATGGACTCAACAGACTTTCAGCAGGATTTTACCAAAAAGACAACAATCCTTCGGCAAAGGAATACTTTGAGAAGATAGACTACGACCTCAATGGAAATATCACCAACCTGAAAAGATCTGCAGAAGCACAACAGGGCGCTCCGGCATTTTTGATCGACAATCTTACCTATGTTTCGGATGGTAACCGATTGACTTCCGTTACCGATTCTTCTACAGATTACAGAGGATATCCTGATGTATCGGGAATTGCAATTACCTATTACGATGAAAGCGGTAATATGAAAAGCCAGAAAGACAAAGGAATTCTGGATATCAAATACAATTATCTGAATCTTCCCAATGCTGTCACTTTTGACAAAACCTATGTGCCGAGAGTTAACCTCGGAGAAGGAGGTGATTTCAATGTCAATACGCAGTATTTATATCGGGCAGATGGAGTAAAGCTCAGAAAAACTTACACCTACGGATCGGGACAAACGAATATCGAAACCTCTACAAGAACAGAATATTTGGATGGTTTTCAGTATGAAGCAACAAGCTCAACGGGGAAATTTACTTTGGGATTAAAATTTGTTCCTACTGCCGAAGGCTATTACAATTTTGAAAATAATAAGTATATTTACAGCTATACAGACCATTTGGGAAATGTACGTTTAAGTTATTTCAACAATGGGACAAGCGCAGAAGTTCTTGAAGAAAACAACTACTACCCTTTTGGATTAAAACATGACGGGTATAATGCTTTAAAAGGTAATCTTTCTTATCAGTATAAATACAACGGTAAGGAACTTCAAAAGGAATCCGGAATGCTGGATTACGGATGGAGACAGTATATGCCGGAGCTCGGAAGATGGAACGGAATGGATCAGCTGGCGGAAATGTATAATGATATTTCTCCGTTTGCTTATGTAGGTAATAACCCTATTATGATGTTTGATCCCGATGGAAGGAAGATGAGTGGTACTTATGGAAACGATCCAAGAAAAGATGTACAATGGGATCCTAATAAGCCGGGTGGAGACAATAATCCTGATCTTATAGAGGAAGTTGTAGTTGGGCAGGAATATGATATGACACCTCCCGCACCAAGTATAGGTCTTTTAAGTTATCTTTTGGGGTCTGTTACCAGCTCCGGAGATGCTTTCAATAATATGCTTACCAGTACATTCTTTGGGCTGAGCTCAAATCAGGCCATGAATAATTACCAAAGAAATCTTTCCAACTATCAGTTAGCCGTACAAAACAGCAAAGGTGCACGAGAAGTTGAAGAATTTGAAAAGTTTCTTTTCTTGGAATTACCAGCTTCTTTTGCTGGAGGAGAACTAGTAAGTGTAGGTTGGAGAGCGACGGGCCTAAGCCGATATATATGTGGGCCATTAGGAAGATTAAGTAACGGACTGTTCAAAATCTGCTTTACAGAAGGAACATTAGTAGCCACAGAAAATGGTAATAAAAAGATTGAAGATATTAAAGAAGGTGATCTCGTATGGAGCTACAACGAAGAAACAGGCAAAAAAGAACTGAAAAAAGTAGTTGAGCTGTCCCGCAATACTTCTTCTTCATTAGTGAAAATCTCTGTAAACGGTACAGAAATTACCTGTACACCGGAACACCCATTCTTTGTGAACGGAAACTGGGTAGAAGCCAAAAACCTAACAAAAGGTACACTTCTAACCACTTTAGACGGAACAACTTCTCCGGTAGAATCTATTAAATTCTTGGATGAGAAAGTAAAAGTCTATAACTTTGAAGTAGAAGATAACCATAATTATTATGTTTCTGAGAAAGGGATTTTGGTGCATAATGATTGTGGTGTCGGTACAATTGTTGAAGCAATGCCATCTTCTTTAAAGCAAATGTTTCAATGTAAACAGTTTGCTGCAGGTTTAATGAAAAGGATGACAGCACAAGGGTTGAAAGGTGAAATGCTTACACTAAGATCAGAAACAGATTTTATTTGGTCAAATACCTTTAACCAAACTATTACAAAAAATAGTGAGCATGTTGCTGTAAAAGTAGGAAATATGGTTTATGATAATATGTTTCCTAAAGGAATCGAATATTCAAAGTGGCTTATGGACTTAGAAGTAGGTAGATATCCTGTTCCAATGCCAACTATTACTCCATTTTAA
- a CDS encoding RHS repeat protein, producing the protein MKKNYKAFTQYIMAILLLLISNTILQAQGNGFEIQKDSYNKTPEGNIANGLPSIGFPLLTVPTNSPKLSFNFGIDYNANRTSNQNLPGDVGKGWSLSSDYSIVRVSHAYPVDYVLNNSGAFFTNISDGNAFQYSIPGESAKFTINYDKTTHKYVGISENGFKNKILIEKNTTDTLIYKIKSFTVIDAKGLKYIFDKPDISYYRGINDNMYVQKNFVELYHDAFHITKILDSKDNILATFEYITTTRNVNDTRGTYETSQSKISNILIPNVGSISFTYPPSPQKIILKDTSGNIIKQVLFDRDGGNYLNSLSLLDKNNIKQEEYLFEYNGNSDNLGYDQYGFPNNLSNCSNIELERFFNPASPNPEASTIGLLKTVYLPTGGRTEYEYESNTISSETGSSGLGYIGLPGYYDQYKTDLLYDEDFAKGQLSQPLNLNIDPVKYQIFFIFADGVTYYKNTDQIDHLSVTYSVTDGVTNTPMEQFVSHWGDYGWIPCGDLKWFGTNNSSVKLNFVGKSSGHFKVYAIRTAKEPFIYTEGVRIKNIKKYEGENSSMPTENLNYNYHYFDNPTVPSSEDYGTITYTHPTNGIDKYLRQLVYKNVTVTDAVKNFSTRYTFLLPSEVLTQTSQSMTTLLDYGSPYSTGLPTKIQQYTGNNQLVSEKNIQYTFAYKTIADKYLVPSDFKYPLLQKQTVTEKMYRENNTVLTTSSEKVYEPLFSNLISEKSTDFSGETIEAAYKYASEVQNQNLLSANKIATPVIIETKSTRSGLTTPLSKTENLYMTANSSEPSGVLSYDPVSGAPSTETTIDKYDVYGNVIQATGKDGMTNCIIYGYHGTLPIAKISGITYDALQSQGILSSMIAASDADADNPANESQLINALNIFRRSDALKNLPVATFTYDPLVGVTSETDASGIKKVYQYDNANRLIKILDAAGNTLQEFKTHFKGQ; encoded by the coding sequence ATGAAGAAAAATTATAAAGCCTTTACACAATATATAATGGCTATCCTTTTACTTTTAATAAGTAACACAATTTTACAGGCACAGGGAAATGGTTTTGAAATTCAAAAAGATTCATATAATAAAACTCCGGAAGGAAATATTGCCAATGGCTTACCATCCATCGGGTTTCCTCTGCTTACCGTCCCTACAAATTCACCCAAATTGTCTTTCAATTTTGGAATAGATTATAATGCCAACAGGACATCCAATCAGAATTTGCCGGGTGATGTAGGTAAAGGATGGAGTCTATCATCGGATTATTCTATTGTAAGAGTTTCTCACGCCTATCCTGTTGATTATGTACTCAATAATTCGGGTGCATTTTTTACTAATATCAGTGATGGAAATGCATTTCAATACAGCATTCCGGGAGAATCTGCAAAATTTACAATTAATTATGATAAAACGACGCACAAATATGTAGGCATCTCTGAAAACGGTTTTAAAAACAAAATCCTGATAGAGAAAAATACGACAGATACTTTGATATACAAAATAAAATCCTTCACCGTAATAGATGCTAAAGGATTAAAATACATTTTTGACAAGCCTGACATTTCATATTATAGAGGGATCAACGACAATATGTATGTTCAGAAAAATTTCGTGGAATTGTATCACGATGCATTCCATATTACTAAAATATTGGATAGTAAGGATAATATACTGGCTACTTTTGAATACATTACTACGACTCGTAATGTAAATGATACGAGGGGAACATATGAAACGAGCCAAAGTAAAATAAGTAATATACTCATTCCGAATGTGGGAAGCATATCTTTTACTTATCCCCCAAGTCCGCAAAAAATTATCTTAAAGGATACTTCCGGAAATATTATAAAACAAGTATTATTTGATCGTGACGGAGGAAATTATTTAAACTCTTTATCTTTACTTGACAAAAATAATATCAAGCAGGAGGAATATTTGTTTGAGTATAATGGTAATAGTGATAACTTAGGCTATGATCAATATGGTTTTCCCAATAATCTCTCAAATTGTTCAAATATTGAACTTGAAAGGTTTTTTAATCCGGCCAGTCCCAATCCTGAAGCCAGTACTATAGGACTTTTAAAAACAGTTTACTTACCAACAGGAGGAAGAACGGAATATGAATATGAATCCAATACGATTAGTTCAGAGACTGGATCATCGGGTCTTGGATATATTGGTCTTCCGGGCTACTATGATCAATATAAGACTGATTTACTTTATGATGAAGATTTTGCTAAGGGGCAGTTGTCTCAACCCTTGAATCTTAATATTGATCCTGTAAAGTATCAGATATTCTTTATTTTTGCAGATGGGGTTACCTATTATAAAAATACGGATCAGATTGATCATCTTAGCGTCACTTATTCTGTAACGGATGGAGTTACCAATACCCCTATGGAACAGTTTGTCTCACATTGGGGCGATTATGGATGGATACCGTGTGGTGATTTAAAATGGTTTGGCACCAATAATTCTTCTGTAAAACTTAACTTTGTTGGCAAATCCTCAGGACATTTCAAAGTATACGCCATCAGAACTGCCAAAGAACCTTTCATCTACACAGAAGGGGTAAGAATAAAAAATATAAAGAAATATGAAGGAGAAAACAGTTCTATGCCAACCGAAAATCTGAATTATAATTACCATTACTTTGATAACCCGACAGTACCCAGCTCTGAAGATTATGGAACGATTACCTATACTCATCCTACAAACGGAATTGATAAATATTTAAGACAATTAGTCTATAAAAATGTAACGGTAACGGATGCGGTGAAAAATTTCTCTACCCGATATACTTTTCTGCTTCCTTCTGAAGTTCTCACACAGACCAGCCAGTCAATGACGACATTGCTGGATTATGGATCACCATACAGCACCGGGCTGCCTACCAAAATACAACAGTATACAGGAAACAATCAACTAGTTTCTGAAAAGAATATCCAATATACTTTCGCCTATAAAACAATAGCTGATAAATATCTGGTCCCTTCGGATTTTAAATATCCGCTATTACAGAAACAGACCGTAACCGAAAAGATGTACCGAGAAAATAATACCGTTCTTACCACCAGTAGTGAAAAAGTTTATGAACCACTATTCAGCAACCTTATCTCCGAAAAAAGCACCGACTTTTCAGGGGAAACCATAGAGGCTGCTTATAAATATGCCTCGGAAGTGCAGAACCAAAACCTTCTGTCGGCAAATAAAATAGCGACTCCTGTCATTATTGAAACGAAAAGCACACGCAGCGGACTGACAACTCCTCTTTCTAAAACAGAAAACCTGTATATGACAGCGAATTCTTCCGAACCATCCGGAGTATTGTCTTATGATCCCGTTAGCGGAGCGCCTTCCACAGAAACCACTATTGACAAGTATGACGTTTATGGAAACGTAATTCAGGCTACGGGTAAAGACGGAATGACCAACTGTATTATTTACGGCTACCACGGGACGCTGCCTATCGCCAAAATATCCGGAATTACCTATGATGCGCTGCAAAGCCAGGGAATATTGTCTTCAATGATTGCCGCTTCGGATGCAGATGCCGACAACCCTGCCAATGAAAGCCAGCTGATCAATGCGCTGAATATTTTCAGAAGAAGCGATGCTCTGAAAAACCTTCCTGTAGCCACCTTTACCTATGATCCTTTAGTGGGAGTTACCAGCGAAACAGATGCTTCAGGAATTAAAAAGGTATATCAGTATGATAATGCCAACAGGCTTATTAAAATACTGGATGCAGCAGGCAATACATTACAGGAGTTTAAAACACATTTTAAAGGACAATAA
- a CDS encoding T9SS type A sorting domain-containing protein — translation MKKIYTGAFFLCTILGINAQEVVWQKDIKSSTQDFLSQVTTTIDQQYLITGSSIQSEKISVESKQNNGYDFHLVKLNQQGQEVWEKYFSGKNHDFLSATVNTQEGGFLLAGSSYSGKGLDKKEESKGGSDIWLIRINEFGDEIWQKTIGSASDEEARAVIQTTDFGFFVAGNVQNSAKGYGSKDVLIIKLDKNGGIVSQIILGGKGLDEVEKMIPTKDGGALIGVYSRSNTGGSKKTENFGEGDYWIIKLSKEGKVEWEKNFGGKGDDHLRTLSVTSTGYLIGGESRSEKSGNKSVGIEEGTDLWLISLDERGEEIWQKSYNFKNRDVLMGMSVLHASDDKSSKGILLGGYTQAEGRIENDDETFWMLYLDQNGSEQWRKHVKGESRKREERLSDIKLNRDGSIILAGTSAEELGKENWKIVKLGDKQIDQLIEKQDIKIYPNPVSDYAYVEIGFDFKEADIVMYDMGGRQLQSLKTKNKVTKINTQNLIQGAYLITIKTDNNKTANAKLIKK, via the coding sequence ATGAAAAAAATCTATACGGGTGCATTTTTCTTATGCACAATTCTGGGCATCAATGCTCAGGAAGTGGTATGGCAGAAAGATATCAAATCCTCGACCCAGGATTTCCTTTCGCAGGTGACCACCACTATTGATCAGCAGTATTTAATTACAGGAAGTTCCATTCAGTCAGAAAAGATCTCTGTGGAAAGTAAGCAGAACAACGGCTACGATTTCCATTTGGTAAAGCTTAATCAACAGGGACAGGAGGTCTGGGAAAAATATTTCTCAGGAAAAAACCATGATTTTTTATCGGCTACGGTGAATACCCAAGAAGGAGGTTTTCTTCTTGCAGGATCTTCGTATTCAGGAAAAGGGCTGGATAAAAAAGAAGAATCAAAAGGCGGATCGGATATCTGGCTGATAAGAATCAATGAATTCGGTGATGAAATCTGGCAGAAAACCATTGGTTCAGCTTCCGATGAAGAAGCCAGAGCGGTTATTCAGACGACGGATTTCGGATTTTTTGTTGCCGGAAATGTCCAAAACTCAGCTAAAGGTTACGGTTCTAAAGATGTTTTAATTATAAAACTGGATAAAAACGGAGGCATAGTCTCTCAAATTATATTAGGCGGAAAAGGCTTGGATGAAGTGGAAAAAATGATTCCCACCAAAGATGGTGGAGCTTTGATCGGAGTCTATTCCAGAAGCAATACTGGAGGATCCAAGAAAACGGAAAACTTCGGCGAAGGTGATTACTGGATCATTAAGCTCAGTAAAGAAGGAAAGGTAGAATGGGAAAAGAACTTTGGAGGAAAAGGTGATGATCATTTAAGAACACTTTCTGTAACATCAACAGGATATTTAATCGGTGGAGAATCAAGATCGGAAAAATCGGGAAATAAATCTGTCGGAATTGAAGAAGGAACGGATTTGTGGTTGATCTCCCTTGATGAAAGAGGGGAAGAAATTTGGCAAAAATCCTACAATTTCAAAAACAGGGATGTCTTGATGGGAATGAGTGTTCTGCATGCTTCAGATGACAAATCTTCAAAAGGGATTTTATTGGGAGGTTACACGCAGGCAGAAGGAAGAATTGAAAATGATGATGAGACCTTTTGGATGCTTTATCTGGATCAAAACGGCAGTGAACAGTGGCGAAAGCATGTAAAAGGAGAATCCAGAAAGAGAGAGGAAAGGCTGTCAGACATTAAGTTAAACAGAGACGGTTCGATCATTCTGGCAGGAACAAGTGCTGAGGAACTCGGCAAAGAGAACTGGAAAATTGTGAAACTGGGAGACAAACAGATTGACCAGTTGATCGAAAAACAGGATATTAAGATTTACCCGAACCCGGTATCCGATTATGCGTATGTGGAAATCGGGTTTGATTTTAAGGAAGCTGATATTGTGATGTATGACATGGGTGGACGACAGCTGCAGAGCCTGAAAACAAAAAATAAAGTGACTAAGATCAATACTCAGAACCTGATTCAGGGTGCTTATCTGATTACCATCAAAACAGATAATAATAAAACGGCGAATGCTAAATTGATTAAGAAATAA
- a CDS encoding DUF6266 family protein, giving the protein MARITKGILGGFSGKVGTIVGANWRGQDIIRSTPKPSSRPPSEKQLLQQMKFKLVIGFLQPVKNIQTKYFGSGSGSKSRVNMAVSYTINEAVQLVADVPELIYNKVLITKGDLAGFQNVTAVPQAGNMLKLTWEDNSAQRNASVTDKANAVCYCKELGTFEIFESVADRTALTADITLPTYYSGKDVQVWAFFNDEKEKLACNSSYLGVFTVI; this is encoded by the coding sequence ATGGCAAGAATAACAAAAGGAATCCTGGGTGGATTTTCAGGAAAAGTAGGAACCATCGTAGGAGCAAACTGGCGTGGACAAGACATCATAAGAAGTACCCCAAAACCAAGCAGCAGACCGCCAAGTGAAAAACAGCTTCTTCAGCAGATGAAGTTTAAATTAGTGATCGGTTTTTTGCAGCCTGTCAAAAATATTCAGACAAAGTATTTCGGATCAGGCAGCGGTTCAAAATCAAGAGTGAATATGGCGGTTTCTTACACAATTAATGAGGCTGTGCAGCTTGTTGCAGATGTTCCTGAACTGATCTATAATAAAGTATTGATCACAAAAGGAGATCTGGCAGGTTTTCAGAATGTGACAGCCGTTCCCCAAGCCGGAAATATGCTGAAACTTACATGGGAAGATAATTCCGCACAGAGAAATGCAAGCGTAACAGATAAAGCCAATGCAGTCTGTTATTGCAAAGAGCTGGGAACCTTTGAGATTTTTGAATCGGTTGCCGACAGAACTGCATTAACTGCTGATATTACGCTGCCAACCTATTATTCAGGAAAAGATGTTCAGGTCTGGGCATTTTTTAATGATGAGAAAGAGAAGCTGGCGTGTAACAGTTCGTATCTCGGAGTTTTTACAGTTATTTAA
- a CDS encoding type I restriction-modification system subunit M gives MTQKSIKQLEIELWEAADELRANSKLTAAEYKDPLLGLILLRFAENKYEEAKDHLAETLPINPRTKQRREATKDDFAQAGAMQLPEKAQYSYLASLPESEDLAETINTAMKLIEAEYEDLAGILPKNYQELTPEDDSDNNLLANLIRIFNSDSVRNAKGDVFGRVYEYFLMKLSMMGAGAQEGGEFFTPPSLVQLIVNFIQPDHGIIHDPACGSGGMFVQTAHFIKNIQNKSVNQAVTVYGTEYKSNNTRLAKMNLAIHGIEGKIANNNSFYSDPHELFGKCDFLMANPPFNVDKVDAKNKFLAEDKRLPFGAPLTGKGTIGNANYLWIQYFMSYLNPTGRAGFVMASSATDAGNAEKRIREELIKTGNVDCIVSVSNNFFYTRSLPCHLWFFDKGASAPLSNRKDKILMIDARNVYRKVSTTINDFSEQQLEGLTAIMALYRGEKPKVAKDNAWFNEHFPDGIYRDVEGLCKVVDLEEVAEQDYSLTPGRYVGVKIDIDMDFDYKTRMQELHSELAELNTEANQLMNQIQAFKL, from the coding sequence ATGACTCAAAAAAGTATCAAACAACTCGAAATAGAACTGTGGGAAGCTGCGGACGAATTAAGAGCCAACTCAAAACTGACAGCTGCGGAATACAAGGATCCCTTATTGGGATTAATTTTACTCCGTTTTGCTGAAAATAAATATGAAGAAGCCAAAGATCATTTGGCAGAAACTTTACCCATCAATCCAAGAACGAAACAAAGACGTGAAGCTACGAAAGATGATTTTGCTCAAGCTGGCGCTATGCAATTGCCTGAAAAAGCCCAATACAGTTATTTAGCAAGTCTGCCCGAAAGCGAAGATTTAGCGGAAACCATCAACACCGCTATGAAACTGATTGAAGCTGAGTATGAAGATTTAGCTGGTATTTTACCTAAAAATTATCAGGAACTCACGCCCGAAGATGATTCTGATAATAACCTCTTGGCAAATTTGATTCGTATTTTCAATAGCGATTCGGTGCGCAATGCAAAAGGTGATGTGTTTGGTAGAGTGTACGAATATTTCCTGATGAAACTCTCGATGATGGGAGCTGGTGCGCAGGAAGGTGGCGAATTTTTTACACCGCCGTCTTTGGTGCAATTGATTGTCAATTTTATTCAGCCGGATCACGGGATTATTCACGATCCTGCGTGTGGATCGGGCGGGATGTTTGTGCAGACCGCACATTTTATTAAAAACATCCAAAACAAAAGTGTGAACCAAGCCGTAACGGTTTATGGTACCGAATATAAAAGCAATAACACGCGTTTGGCGAAAATGAACTTAGCCATTCACGGAATTGAAGGGAAAATTGCCAACAACAATTCCTTTTATTCAGATCCGCACGAGTTGTTTGGGAAATGTGATTTCTTGATGGCGAATCCACCGTTTAACGTAGATAAAGTAGATGCTAAAAATAAATTTTTGGCAGAAGATAAACGTTTGCCTTTTGGTGCGCCTTTAACCGGAAAAGGAACGATTGGAAATGCCAATTACCTTTGGATTCAGTATTTTATGTCTTACCTCAATCCGACGGGTCGTGCAGGATTTGTAATGGCTTCTTCTGCGACTGATGCAGGAAATGCCGAGAAGAGAATTCGTGAAGAACTGATAAAAACCGGCAATGTAGATTGTATTGTTTCGGTGAGCAATAATTTTTTCTATACCCGAAGTTTGCCTTGTCATCTTTGGTTTTTCGATAAAGGCGCTTCGGCTCCGCTTAGCAACCGAAAAGATAAAATTCTGATGATTGATGCACGAAATGTGTATCGAAAAGTAAGCACCACCATCAATGATTTTTCTGAGCAACAGTTGGAAGGATTGACTGCAATAATGGCGCTTTACCGTGGCGAAAAACCGAAAGTGGCGAAAGACAATGCTTGGTTTAATGAACATTTCCCTGATGGAATTTATCGTGATGTAGAAGGTTTGTGCAAAGTGGTAGATTTGGAAGAAGTGGCAGAACAAGATTACAGCCTTACACCGGGACGGTATGTTGGCGTAAAAA